One window of Terriglobales bacterium genomic DNA carries:
- a CDS encoding prepilin-type N-terminal cleavage/methylation domain-containing protein, translating to MGEGTSQGERGTRVLVPLFVRPSKHRRQQIKKHEGFSLIELLIVVAIILIIAAIAIPNLLRSRIAANDSSAVGSLRSINTAEVTYSSTYPAQGFADTLAKLGPGAGPPATSLQAGLLDAVVGCAAAPCPKSGYFLSLSSPGAIPRVSYVSHAVPQNPGQSGQRTFCSSADGVIHFDPGAGITAATTDVQCQTGFPALQ from the coding sequence CTGGGGGAGGGTACGAGCCAGGGGGAACGCGGAACGCGAGTTCTGGTTCCCCTTTTTGTTAGACCATCGAAACACCGGAGACAACAAATTAAGAAACACGAAGGATTCTCGCTGATCGAGCTGCTGATCGTGGTGGCGATCATTCTGATCATCGCCGCGATCGCCATCCCGAACCTGCTTCGTTCCCGCATCGCGGCGAACGACAGCTCAGCGGTGGGCTCGCTGCGTTCCATCAACACTGCGGAGGTCACCTACTCCAGCACCTACCCGGCGCAGGGCTTTGCTGACACCCTGGCCAAGCTGGGCCCGGGCGCTGGACCGCCCGCGACTTCGCTGCAGGCCGGCCTGCTGGATGCGGTGGTGGGCTGCGCCGCGGCCCCGTGCCCCAAGAGCGGCTACTTTCTAAGCCTGTCCTCGCCGGGCGCGATCCCGCGCGTATCGTACGTGTCGCATGCTGTGCCCCAGAATCCCGGCCAGAGCGGGCAGCGCACCTTCTGCAGCTCGGCGGATGGCGTCATCCACTTCGATCCGGGCGCTGGTATCACGGCGGCTACCACCGACGTGCAGTGCCAGACCGGCTTCCCGGCCCTGCAGTAA
- a CDS encoding prepilin-type N-terminal cleavage/methylation domain-containing protein, translating to MKKQKGFSLIELLIVVAIILIIAAIAIPNLLRSRIAANESSAVGSLRSINTAEVTYSSTYPAQGFSDTLAKLGPGAGPPATSTNASLLDAVVGCGGAKCPKSGYELTLSGPGATPRVTYASAAVPINPGQSGQRTFCSTGDGVIHFDPGGGIAAGIIDTACQAFPALQ from the coding sequence ATGAAGAAGCAGAAAGGATTCTCGCTGATCGAGCTGCTGATTGTGGTAGCGATCATTCTGATCATCGCCGCAATCGCCATCCCGAACCTGCTTCGTTCCCGCATTGCGGCGAACGAGAGTTCAGCGGTGGGCTCACTGCGTTCCATCAACACAGCGGAAGTCACTTACTCCAGCACCTATCCGGCGCAGGGCTTTTCTGACACCCTGGCCAAGCTGGGCCCGGGCGCTGGACCGCCCGCAACCTCGACCAACGCCAGCCTGCTCGATGCGGTCGTCGGCTGCGGCGGAGCGAAGTGCCCCAAGAGCGGCTACGAACTGACGCTGTCCGGACCGGGCGCCACCCCGCGCGTGACTTACGCGTCGGCGGCAGTCCCCATCAACCCCGGCCAGAGCGGGCAGCGTACCTTCTGCTCCACGGGCGATGGCGTCATCCACTTCGATCCAGGCGGCGGCATCGCTGCGGGTATCATCGACACGGCGTGCCAGGCCTTCCCGGCCCTGCAGTAA